In Planococcus shixiaomingii, the DNA window GTAGGTTGATGCCGACGATCTGCTCGATTTCCTGGATATCTGTTTCCAAGAAATACTTGCCGCTGCCGGAAATGCCGGCATTGTTGAAGAAGTAATCGATCGAACCGAAATGATCGAGCGTTTTATCTACGTAGTTTTTCACGTCTTCCGCTTTTGAGACATCGGCTTTGATGAAGATGGCGTCGACGCCTTTTGCTTTCAGTTGATCGACGGTTTCGTTGCCACCTTTTTCACTGATGTCGACAACTGAAATGTTGATGCCTTCTTCTGCGAGACGAAGTGCTGCCGATTGCCCCAGCCCGCTGCCTCCGCCTGTGATGATTGCTGTTTTAGCCATGTACTTTTCCTCCTCTAGTGAAATTGTTTATTTTAGAATTGCTACCTTAGTCGTTTCCCGAATTAAGGAGGAGTTAATCAGGCAATCGGCAATCATGGAGTTTATTCAGTTCATTAACACAAACATCTAAACTTTTGAGAACCATGTAATCAGTGCGTTCCAAGTCTAAACATATGGATAAAAAGGACTTTGTAAAACAGCTAACGAATATACTTGAAGATAAAGAACAGCTTTTGCAGGAGGCGGATTTAGCTATGATCATCTATACGATTGGGCATTCGAGCCATTCAAAGGAGTTTTTCGAATTCATGCTGAAGGAAAACAACATCGAGCTTTTAGCGGATGTCCGCGCGTTTCCGGGAAGCCGGAAATGGCCGCAGTTTTCCAAAGATCTTTTACCCGTATGGCTTGAAGCGGAAGGAATCGCTTACGAGCATTTTCCGAAGCTCGGAGGCAGGCGCAGGAATTCCAAAACGGTGGATGAGCAAAAAAATGCAGGCTGGCGCAACCAATCTTTCCACAACTATGCGGATTATACGTTGTCTGATGAATTCGAAGAGGGAATTGAGGAGCTGCTGCAAAAGGCGTCTCAACAGCGGACGGCATATTGCTGTTCGGAGCGGCATCCTTCACGCTGCCACCGGTTATTGATCAGCAACTGGCTAGTGGCGAGGGGCCATCAAGTCAAGCACATCATCGATGGAAAAGGCGGAACCGTAGAGCTAGTGGATCATGAGCTTGGCATGTGGGGAGCGCCGCCAGAACTTGAAAACGGCGGAACAGTAATATATCCGGCGAACGAGGAAGAGGCAACAGAGTAAAGTCACCTTTCAGCGTTGACCACTGCACATACATAATTGAAAGCGACAGCTGGACATATTGCATGTCCAGCTGTCGCTTGTTAATCGGGTTGAATTGCCGTTTATGAATAAGTTATCACTTTCCAAATAGCTTTCGATAAATTGCATTAC includes these proteins:
- a CDS encoding DUF488 domain-containing protein, producing MIIYTIGHSSHSKEFFEFMLKENNIELLADVRAFPGSRKWPQFSKDLLPVWLEAEGIAYEHFPKLGGRRRNSKTVDEQKNAGWRNQSFHNYADYTLSDEFEEGIEELLQKASQQRTAYCCSERHPSRCHRLLISNWLVARGHQVKHIIDGKGGTVELVDHELGMWGAPPELENGGTVIYPANEEEATE